The nucleotide sequence CGTCACCAGGATCGCAAAGCTCAGCGCGTGCTTGCCCCGCCCGGCCCAGCGCGACAGCGCGTAGGCTGCGGGTACGCCTAGAATGAGCGCCAGTACGGTCGAGAACGAGGCGCTCATCAGGCTGTTGACGAAGGAGGCCGGGAACGCGCCCTGCCAGAGGGAAACGTAGTTCTGCAGCGTCGGCGTGAAGATCAACGGCGGCGGAAACTGCAGGATCAGGTCGTTGGACTTGAAACTCATCTGCAGCAGCCAGAGGAACGGCGACAGCAACACGATCAGCGTCACGCCGATCGCCACGAGCCGACGAACGCTGGCTGAACGGCGGATCGGCCCGCTCATGCCCCCACTCATTCCATGGCCTCCCGGCGGCGGCCCATCCACACCACGCCGAGACTGCGGCCACGACGAGCAGCAACATCACGATGGTGACCGCGCTGGAATAGCCGATCTCGTTGAAATCAAACGCCAGCAAATAAGCGTAATAGTTTGTCACCTCGGTGACGCTGCCCGGCCCGCCGCCGGTCAAGAGGAACACCAGCGGGAACGCCTTGACGCTGTCGATCAGGCGAAACATGACCGAGATTACCAGGATCGGCGTGATGAAGGGCAACGTGATGTAGAAGAAGATCTGCAGCCGGTTGGCGCCGTCGACCAGCGCTGCCTCGGAAAATTCATCCGGAATGGTCTGCAGCGCGGCCAGCACCATCAGGAAGGTGAACGGCAGCCATTCCCAGGTATCGGCGATGATGATCGCGGTCAGCGCAAAATCGACGCTGGAGGTGAGCGACGGCATCGCGATGTTGAGCAGGCCAGCGGCGTAGTAGAGCGGGCTGATGTCGGGCGTATAGATCAGCTTCCAGATGATCGCCACCACGATCGGCGGCAGCACCATCGGGATCAGAAAGAAGGTGCGGGCGAATTCCACGACGCGCGACTGCGTATGCAGCAACAGCGCCAGCAGCATGCCGAGCAGCACCTGAAACAGCACGCCCCAGAACGATAGCTTGGCCTGCACCCACAGCGAATTGACAAAGCGCGGGTCACCCGGCAGCAGCCGATAGTTGCGCAACGGCGAGCTGAAATCGGTCGACGAGCCCGGATTGACCAACTGGAACGGCGTCAGGCTGGTCACGACCAGATAGATCGCGGGCAGGCCCGCGATCATGAACAACACGATCAGGCTCGGCGCCAGCGCCCGGCGGTTGAAGCGGCGACGCTCGGCGTCAACCAGTCCCTTTCCGCTCAAAGCGCAGTCCCGGCCCGGCGCATATTGGCAATCGCCTGCTCCTGCGCGGCGTTCATCGCGGCCGACGCGGCGAGTTGCCCGGTCGCCACCTGTTCGAAGGCCTTGTTGAGGACATCGCCGACGATCGGGAATTCCTTCACGGTGCGATAGGCCATGTAGTTCTCGCCCTTGGCCGGCAGCCCCAGCACCTCGAGATAGAGCGCGCCGAGGTCCTGGCCGTTCACCGTGTTGAGCTTGCGATACTCCTCGCTCTCGATCACGGATTTGCGGCAGACCGAGGAATGGCCGTGCTCTTTCACTAGCCGCATCGAAATTTCCGGGCTGAGCGCCCATTTGATGAATTCCCAGGCCGCCTTCTTGTTCTTGGCGTTCTTGGGAATGCCAAGGCCCTGGCTATTGGCTGCCGGGAAATCGCGCACCGGGCCGGCCGGCATCCGCACGACGCGCGAGGTGTCCTTGACCTTGCTATCGCCGGACATCAGGATCGGCGTGATCCACGCGCTGGAATGAATGAAGATGTTGGAGCGGCCGGTGAGCAGGGCCTGGCGCGCCTGGTCTTCGGTGTATGTCAGCACGCCCTTCGGCGCGTAGTTCTTCAGGAGGTTCGCGTAGAATTCGATCGCCTGGATCGCTTGCGGCGAATTCAGCGCCGGCATGATGTCGGAAGGCGGATTGCGGAAAATGTTGCCGCCAAAACCTTGGATGTAAGGCGGCAGGCACCAGTGATGGAGCTGAAAGCTCACGATGCCGGTGACGTTCTCGACACCGTTCATCGCGGCGCAAACCTGCTCCAGTTCGGCAAAGGTTTTTGGTATTTTGAGCCCCCGCTTTTCCATCAGATCCATGCGGGAGAGGCCCATTACCATGGCGCCGCCTTCCCATGAATAGCCGTAGGTAGCGCCCTTGGTGTCGCGGTAAGGCACCTGCGCGCCCTCGACGAAGTCCTTCGGCTTCCATTCCGCCGGCGTCAGGTTGGGATCGCCAGTGAACTCGTCGAGATTGGCGAGCAGCCCCGCCGCGACCCAGCGCGCGGCGAGAATGAAGGTGACGTTGACGAAATCGAACGCCGAGCCGCCCGATGACAGTTCGAGATTGGCTTGCTGGTTGTAGACCGGAAACGCCGAGAGCTGCAGATCGACCTTCATGCCGGTCTGCGCCTCGAACTCCGGAATGTAGTTCTGCAGCAGGGTGAAGAAGCGGTGCTGGAACGACGCGCCGCGCAATGTGACGCCGGCAAAGGGTTTGGTCTGGGCGATGACTGGCATCGGAAATGCCGCCGCGCCGATTGTGGCGGCGGCCTGAAGCAGCGTTCGGCGGCTTAAGGCCGCGGATTTATGGCCCGAATTCTTCTTGGTCATGGCGCCCTCCCTGACGAGCTTTTCGATAATATGACCGACATAAAATAGACTGTCAAAAGGAGGCTTCTCTCAAATTTGCTCTTTTTACGGTATCAATTGACATCGCATCGCAATAAAGCAGACAATATTATTTCAAGGCTTGAGGGTCACGATTTGCTCAGGGACGTCGAACTCCGCCAATCCAACACCCATGTCGCGCGCGAAATCGCAAAACTCATCGTCTCCGGCGCATGGCACGAGGGCGGGACGCTGCCGCGCGAGATCGAGCTGGCTTCGCAATTTGGCGTTAGCCGCACCTCGATCCGGGAATCGTTGTCCATCCTCAAGGCGAAAGGCCTGATCGCGGCGCGGCAGAAGGCCGGCACGCATGTACGCGACCGGATCAACTGGAACATGCTGGACGCAGAGCTCCTGGAGTGGACATGGGCGCTGCGTCCCACGGAAGAGTTCGCCCGGCAGCTCACGCAGGTGCGGTGGATTGTCGAGCCGGAGGCCTGCGCGATCTGCGCCGAGCGTGGCTCCGATGCCGACCTCGCCCGCATCGAACGGGCCTATCGCGAGATGGACGCCGCCGGCATGGACAGCCGCGCCTATTCCGAGCCTGACCTGCGCTTCCACCGCGGCATCCTGACCGCGACCGGCAATGATTTTCTGGTCGCCTTCGGCGCCACCGTCGAAGCGGCGCTGCGGATGTCCTTCGATCTCTCGACGCTGAACCCAGGTGCGCCGCGCAAGAGCCTGCCCTATCACCGCGCCATCCTCGACGAGATCTGGGCGCGCAATCCCGATGGCGCGCGGCGCGCGATGCATCGTCTGATGGACCTGACCGAGCGCAATATTACCTCGGCGCTGTCACGCCGGCATGGCGAAGCGATGGCGGCAGCGGATGCCAGCCGTGAGCACGACGCGTAACGGAACGGCCCTGGGGTCTTTTTTGACGCGTTTTCTTCACGCGAACCGGTATCCACTTCGCTTGAAAACGCTGCGGAACGCTTGCTTTCCCTCGGTGTTGTGCGTTTCATTCCGGTCAAACGTCCACGACCGGGGAAGCGCCCATGCCCGCAAGAATCATTGGAATGATCGGCACCCAGCAGGAAGGCGTCGCGGTTCACCTGATCAAGGGACAGATATCCAGGGAGTGGGTGATCGACTTCACCCGTCTGCACGAGCAGTGGAACTATGATTCTGTTCTGGTTGGATATTACGCGTCCGCCGCCGAAGGTTTTGCGATTGCGCTCTATGCGGCCGACCACACCGAGCGGATCAAGTTCCTGATCGCGCACCGGCCGGGTTCGGTGGCGCCGGCGCTTGCCGCGCGGCAGGTCGCGACCTTCGACCAGCTCACGCAGGGCCGGATGGCGCTGCATATCATCGCCGGCACCAGCGACGCGGACCAGGCCAGCGAAGGCGACTTCCTGCCCAAGAACGACCGCTACCGCCGCGCCGGCGAATACCTTGACGTAATGCGGAAGCTCTGGACCAACGACAATCCGATCGACCACAAGGGCGAGTTCTACCGCGTCGAGGGCGGCTATTCCGACATCAAGCCGTATCAGCAGCCCTGCCCGCCGCTGTTCTTCGGCGGCTCGTCGGAAGGCGCGCTGGAGATGGGCGCGAAGCATTGCGACGTGTTCGCGATCTTCGGCGAGCCGCTCAAGGAGACGCGGGAGCGGATCCAGGATTTCCGAAGGCGCGCCGCCGCCTTCGGGCGCCGCGCCGGCTTCAACATGTCGCTGCGGCCGATCATGGCGGCGACCGAGGGCGCAGCGTGGGACAAGGCCAACGCCCTGCTGGCGGATGTCGAGCGCAAGACCGGCGCCGCGCCGCAGCCGACCAACCATTCCGCAGAGCGCCTGCTCGGCTACGCCGCGCGCGGCGACGTCCATGACGAGCGGCTGTGGATGGGGATCGCACGCGCCACCGGCGCGCCGGGCAACACATCATGCCTGGTCGGAACGCCGGAGCAGATTGCGGCGGCGGTGCTGCAGTATTACCGGCTCGGCATTCATTCCTTCCTGCTGCGCGGCTTTGAGAACCCGCACGACACGGTGGCAATCGGCCGTGACCTCATTCCACTCATCAAGGCGGGCGCGCTTGCGATCGACCAGCAGGCCGAAGCGGCCGAATAAGACTTCACCCGAAGGGTTTGCAGACGCCTCAAGATGCCGGCGTAATGCATTGGAGCTCAAGAAGAAAACGCATGAAAGAATTTGCATGAAGGCCGTGGTTGTC is from Bradyrhizobium sp. AZCC 2176 and encodes:
- a CDS encoding LLM class flavin-dependent oxidoreductase; this encodes MPARIIGMIGTQQEGVAVHLIKGQISREWVIDFTRLHEQWNYDSVLVGYYASAAEGFAIALYAADHTERIKFLIAHRPGSVAPALAARQVATFDQLTQGRMALHIIAGTSDADQASEGDFLPKNDRYRRAGEYLDVMRKLWTNDNPIDHKGEFYRVEGGYSDIKPYQQPCPPLFFGGSSEGALEMGAKHCDVFAIFGEPLKETRERIQDFRRRAAAFGRRAGFNMSLRPIMAATEGAAWDKANALLADVERKTGAAPQPTNHSAERLLGYAARGDVHDERLWMGIARATGAPGNTSCLVGTPEQIAAAVLQYYRLGIHSFLLRGFENPHDTVAIGRDLIPLIKAGALAIDQQAEAAE
- a CDS encoding ABC transporter substrate-binding protein yields the protein MTKKNSGHKSAALSRRTLLQAAATIGAAAFPMPVIAQTKPFAGVTLRGASFQHRFFTLLQNYIPEFEAQTGMKVDLQLSAFPVYNQQANLELSSGGSAFDFVNVTFILAARWVAAGLLANLDEFTGDPNLTPAEWKPKDFVEGAQVPYRDTKGATYGYSWEGGAMVMGLSRMDLMEKRGLKIPKTFAELEQVCAAMNGVENVTGIVSFQLHHWCLPPYIQGFGGNIFRNPPSDIMPALNSPQAIQAIEFYANLLKNYAPKGVLTYTEDQARQALLTGRSNIFIHSSAWITPILMSGDSKVKDTSRVVRMPAGPVRDFPAANSQGLGIPKNAKNKKAAWEFIKWALSPEISMRLVKEHGHSSVCRKSVIESEEYRKLNTVNGQDLGALYLEVLGLPAKGENYMAYRTVKEFPIVGDVLNKAFEQVATGQLAASAAMNAAQEQAIANMRRAGTAL
- a CDS encoding FadR/GntR family transcriptional regulator — protein: MLRDVELRQSNTHVAREIAKLIVSGAWHEGGTLPREIELASQFGVSRTSIRESLSILKAKGLIAARQKAGTHVRDRINWNMLDAELLEWTWALRPTEEFARQLTQVRWIVEPEACAICAERGSDADLARIERAYREMDAAGMDSRAYSEPDLRFHRGILTATGNDFLVAFGATVEAALRMSFDLSTLNPGAPRKSLPYHRAILDEIWARNPDGARRAMHRLMDLTERNITSALSRRHGEAMAAADASREHDA